Proteins from one Fragaria vesca subsp. vesca linkage group LG6, FraVesHawaii_1.0, whole genome shotgun sequence genomic window:
- the LOC101301992 gene encoding probable allantoin permease-like — translation MVPKCLSFHLYPSFPAITRNPRPCSSFLTNPLVPTNSTTKLYSTHVQAHPHTLRSPIFTTMASIQSTPSPKFDDFEADPTLTNDDLKPTTPDQRSFSRWELASLWIGLVVGVPTYYLAGSLVDLGMAWWQGIATVVAANIVLLVPLVLTGHPGTKYGISFPVLARSSFGIHGAHIPTLLRALVGCGWYGIETWIGGEAIFLLLPSSIKSSSFSQLLPWLGTSPLEFACFIVFWVAQLAIVWKGMDGIRELEKYSAPILITLTSCLLIWAYVKAGGFSHMLSISSKLTSQQFWSLFFPSLTANISFWATLALNIPDFTRYAKSQTDQVIGQAGLPIFMGAFTFVGLAVTCSTVVIFGHVISNPIQLLGKIGGVTTIVLAIFGVSLATLTTNIAANVVAPANALVNLSPSRFTFRSGAIVTALLGIAFQPWRLLRSSESFVYTWLVGYSALLGPIGGIILSDYYLIHCTNLSMKDLYTLSPYGAYYYSGGYNLAAMAALVFGILPVVPGFLQKVGVLSSVSNTFVIIYNNAWFVSFFSAGFLYWLLLSLKGKQNKSLASADPLLPPAN, via the coding sequence ATGGTGCCCAAATGTCTCAGCTTCCATCTCTATCCCTCCTTTCCTGCAATAACTAGAAACCCAAGACCTTGCTCTAGCTTTCTGACCAATCCTTTAGTCCCTACTAACTCAACTACCAAATTGTACAGCACCCATGTACAAGCTCACCCTCATACTCTTAGAAGCCCCATTTTCACCACCATGGCTTCAATCCAATCCACTCCTAGTCCCAAATTCGACGACTTTGAAGCCGATCCCACGCTCACCAACGACGATCTCAAGCCTACAACGCCGGACCAACGGAGCTTTTCGCGGTGGGAATTGGCTAGTCTATGGATTGGCCTTGTTGTGGGAGTGCCAACTTACTACTTGGCTGGTAGTTTAGTTGACCTTGGAATGGCTTGGTGGCAAGGAATTGCCACAGTTGTAGCAGCTAACATAGTACTACTAGTACCACTAGTCCTCACCGGTCATCCGGGCACTAAATATGGCATCTCTTTCCCGGTTTTGGCTAGATCCTCATTTGGGATTCATGGTGCTCATATCCCAACCCTTCTTAGAGCCTTGGTGGGTTGTGGTTGGTATGGAATTGAGACATGGATTGGTGGTGAAGCTATTTTCCTTCTACTACCAAGTTCAATCAAAAGTTCATCTTTTTCCCAACTCCTGCCTTGGTTAGGTACATCCCCATTAGAGTTTGCTTGTTTTATTGTCTTTTGGGTTGCCCAATTGGCCATTGTTTGGAAAGGCATGGATGGAATCAGAGAGCTTGAGAAGTACTCTGCTCCAATACTAATCACACTCACTTCCTGCCTCCTAATTTGGGCTTATGTCAAGGCTGGTGGTTTTAGTCACATGCTTTCCATATCCTCCAAACTCACCTCCCAACAATTTTGGTCCCTCTTCTTTCCTAGCCTCACTGCAAACATTAGCTTCTGGGCTACTCTTGCTCTCAACATACCGGATTTTACACGATACGCCAAGAGCCAGACTGATCAGGTTATCGGTCAGGCGGGGCTCCCAATCTTCATGGGGGCTTTCACATTTGTTGGCCTAGCTGTTACCTGCTCCACTGTGGTGATATTTGGGCATGTCATATCTAATCCAATCCAACTTCTGGGTAAGATTGGAGGGGTAACAACAATAGTCCTAGCCATTTTTGGTGTTAGCCTTGCTACCCTTACAACCAACATTGCAGCTAATGTTGTGGCACCAGCAAATGCACTAGTTAATCTTAGTCCTTCAAGGTTCACATTCAGAAGTGGAGCTATTGTCACAGCTTTGCTTGGAATTGCATTTCAGCCATGGAGGCTTCTTAGATCAAGTGAGAGCTTTGTCTACACATGGCTTGTTGGATATTCTGCTCTGTTGGGTCCAATTGGAGGCATAATTCTTTCAGACTACTATCTTATCCATTGCACAAACTTGAGCATGAAGGACTTGTACACACTAAGTCCTTATGGTGCATACTACTATTCAGGAGGCTACAATTTGGCAGCAATGGCTGCCCTTGTGTTTGGGATTTTGCCTGTGGTTCCAGGTTTCTTGCAAAAAGTTGGGGTTCTTTCTTCGGTATCAAATACATTTGTGATCATCTACAACAATGCCTGGTTTGTTAGCTTTTTCTCTGCTGGTTTTCTATATTGGCTTCTGTTATCTTTGAAAGGAAAACAGAATAAGTCTCTTGCTTCAGCAGACCCCCTATTGCCTCCTGCAAACTAA